The Winogradskyella schleiferi genome has a window encoding:
- a CDS encoding LytR/AlgR family response regulator transcription factor: MMTYIIIDDEHIAHDIIKGYCDMLPNLEFKANCYDAIEAIDYLSKHEIDLIFLDLNMPKLKGFQFLKTLSSPPKVIVTTAYSEFAIEGYELNVVDYLLKPFGFERFLRAINKVTSSNTSGIRKESKETIKPEGQHIFLKQNNSHIQVDLDDILFVEASGNYTKVVTSTNTISIREKISDTIQLLSDNDFIQVHKSFAVAKKHIARVEGNRIYIGDHVVPVGKLYKTNINQLLK; the protein is encoded by the coding sequence ATGATGACATATATCATTATAGACGACGAACATATTGCACACGATATTATAAAAGGCTATTGTGATATGTTACCAAATTTAGAATTCAAAGCCAATTGTTATGATGCTATAGAAGCTATTGACTACTTAAGCAAACATGAGATAGATCTCATTTTTTTAGATTTGAACATGCCCAAATTAAAAGGATTTCAATTTTTAAAAACCTTATCATCTCCACCAAAAGTTATTGTAACGACTGCCTATAGTGAATTTGCCATTGAAGGCTACGAATTAAACGTTGTAGACTACTTGTTAAAACCGTTTGGTTTTGAACGCTTTTTAAGAGCCATTAATAAAGTAACCTCTTCTAATACTAGTGGAATAAGAAAAGAAAGTAAAGAGACTATAAAGCCTGAAGGACAACATATTTTTTTAAAGCAAAATAATAGCCATATTCAGGTAGATTTAGATGATATTCTATTTGTCGAAGCCTCAGGTAATTATACCAAAGTTGTTACGAGTACTAATACGATAAGCATTCGTGAAAAGATTTCGGATACCATCCAATTGCTTTCTGATAATGATTTCATACAAGTTCATAAATCATTTGCCGTTGCAAAAAAGCACATCGCTAGAGTAGAAGGTAATAGAATTTATATTGGCGATCATGTTGTACCTGTTGGTAAACTATATAAAACAAATATTAATCAGTTATTGAAATAA
- a CDS encoding sensor histidine kinase, protein MNFKITDRKRKLIKRFYNIALIIIGVVIVVFNDTFGKLEGFVEFIALYFILVFITIAHWLFKQIKSLIRLKNEKAKTELMHLKSQVNPHFFFNMLNNLYGLVDKDSKKAQELILKLSDMMRYSIYDGEKDTVLLSEEITYLENYIELHKMRYHKAIDIQFNIETNDTDYELMPLLFIILLENAFKHGVENLREHAYVHINLVAHNNEVTFEIENNFDETQDNPETGIGLKNLKRRLELVYPKNHTLTLSKTDTIYTATLNINGL, encoded by the coding sequence ATGAATTTTAAAATAACCGATAGAAAAAGGAAACTTATAAAGCGCTTTTATAATATAGCACTCATAATTATAGGTGTAGTTATTGTCGTTTTTAATGATACTTTTGGCAAATTAGAAGGGTTTGTAGAATTTATTGCATTGTACTTTATCCTTGTGTTTATTACCATTGCACATTGGCTATTTAAACAAATCAAATCACTTATCCGATTAAAGAATGAAAAAGCAAAAACAGAATTAATGCATTTAAAAAGTCAAGTGAATCCACATTTCTTTTTTAATATGCTTAATAACTTATATGGTTTAGTTGATAAAGATTCTAAAAAAGCTCAAGAGCTCATCTTAAAGCTTTCTGATATGATGCGTTATAGTATTTATGATGGCGAAAAAGACACGGTTTTGCTGTCTGAAGAAATTACCTATCTCGAGAATTATATCGAACTTCATAAAATGCGTTATCATAAAGCGATTGATATTCAATTCAACATTGAAACAAACGACACTGATTATGAACTAATGCCGCTCCTGTTTATTATTCTTTTAGAAAATGCCTTTAAACATGGTGTTGAAAATTTAAGAGAACATGCTTATGTTCATATTAATTTAGTAGCGCACAATAATGAAGTGACCTTTGAAATAGAAAATAATTTTGATGAAACACAGGATAATCCTGAAACAGGAATTGGATTAAAAAACCTAAAACGGCGATTAGAACTGGTATACCCAAAAAACCATACGTTAACACTATCTAAAACAGATACCATTTATACCGCTACATTAAATATTAATGGCTTATGA